Proteins from a genomic interval of Stenotrophomonas sp. WZN-1:
- a CDS encoding GNAT family N-acetyltransferase, whose protein sequence is MAGSARSRSPEPRIPHADELGMLPAIEQRAGELLKGHQAYPVFAGHGLDLLTLRDGLQRGQLWVVDAAEGGIAGYLLGGELCGEFHVLQMDVDPAHARRGHGRALLRHALARARAAGFAAAVLTTLSDVPWNAAFYASEGFDVVPEVEWNDGLRAVMAEEAALGFPMHLRVAMRRVW, encoded by the coding sequence ATGGCTGGAAGCGCCCGCTCAAGAAGTCCTGAGCCACGCATCCCGCATGCCGACGAACTCGGCATGCTGCCGGCAATTGAACAACGTGCCGGCGAACTGCTGAAGGGGCACCAGGCCTATCCGGTGTTTGCCGGCCACGGTCTGGATCTGCTGACGCTGCGGGACGGCCTTCAGCGTGGCCAGCTGTGGGTGGTCGATGCCGCTGAGGGCGGTATTGCCGGTTACCTGCTGGGCGGCGAGCTGTGTGGCGAGTTCCATGTCCTGCAGATGGATGTGGACCCGGCGCATGCGCGTCGTGGCCATGGCCGTGCATTGCTGCGCCATGCCTTGGCACGGGCCAGGGCCGCCGGCTTTGCTGCAGCGGTGCTGACCACCTTGAGCGATGTGCCGTGGAATGCAGCCTTCTATGCCAGCGAAGGGTTCGACGTAGTGCCTGAGGTGGAGTGGAACGACGGCCTGCGCGCAGTCATGGCCGAAGAGGCTGCGCTCGGGTTTCCGATGCACCTGCGGGTGGCGATGCGGCGGGTCTGGTAG
- a CDS encoding ABC transporter ATP-binding protein: protein MYMLEMRSVAKVFRTEQVETHALRSLELQVKEGEFVAVTGPSGSGKTTFLNIAGLLETFTSGTYMLDGQDVSTLGDDARSRLRNQKIGFIFQGFNLIPDLNLFDNVDVPLRYRKMSANERRERIEKALTQVGLGSRMKHYPNELSGGQQQRAAIARALAGSPRLLLADEPTGNLDTQMARGVMELLEEINAAGTTIVMVTHDPELAARAQRNVHIVDGQVTDLIREPVLATPPRHIVAVNE, encoded by the coding sequence ATGTACATGCTCGAAATGCGTTCGGTCGCCAAGGTCTTCCGCACCGAACAGGTGGAAACCCACGCGTTGCGCTCGCTGGAACTGCAGGTCAAGGAAGGCGAGTTCGTCGCCGTCACCGGCCCGTCCGGTTCCGGCAAGACCACCTTCCTCAACATCGCCGGCCTGCTGGAAACCTTCACCAGCGGCACCTACATGCTTGACGGCCAGGACGTGAGCACGCTGGGCGATGACGCCCGCAGCCGCCTGCGCAACCAGAAGATCGGCTTCATCTTCCAGGGCTTCAACCTGATCCCCGACCTGAACCTGTTCGACAACGTCGACGTACCGCTGCGCTACCGCAAGATGAGCGCCAACGAGCGCCGCGAACGCATCGAGAAGGCACTGACCCAGGTCGGCCTGGGCTCGCGCATGAAGCACTACCCGAATGAACTGTCCGGTGGGCAGCAGCAGCGCGCAGCGATCGCGCGTGCCCTGGCCGGCAGCCCGCGCCTGCTGCTGGCCGACGAACCGACCGGCAACCTGGATACGCAGATGGCCCGCGGCGTGATGGAACTGCTGGAGGAGATCAATGCCGCCGGCACCACCATCGTGATGGTCACCCACGACCCGGAACTGGCCGCGCGCGCGCAGCGCAACGTGCACATCGTCGATGGCCAGGTGACCGACCTGATACGCGAGCCGGTGCTGGCCACCCCGCCGCGCCACATCGTCGCCGTCAACGAGTGA
- a CDS encoding HAMP domain-containing sensor histidine kinase: MKRRSFTFRLFLRLLPVLALAAALPWLLAYWMNHGWVVTTASAVILLALMWWTLRRATAPVRSLMRALSGTTSSYRDGEYNFGVYWPGNDELGDLVQAHRELGDVLRAQRQGLVQRELLLDTMVQNTPVAMLLIASGGDGIARVVFSNLAARKLLHGGWKLEGQRLEEVLEQVPVELRDAIARGGDSLFAVHAEGEDGDEDDEQVYHLSRRAFQLNGRPHDLLLVRLLTAELRRQEVQTWKKVIRVISHELNNSLAPIASLAHSGGVLVQRERFDRLPEIFTTIEDRARHLEGFIRGYARFAKLPQPQLQTVHWAPFLSSLRQQIPFSMDREPDEDLSSRIDIAQFGQALLNLLKNAHEACAEADPPNDDVQVQLTRLPQWLRLDVLDRGKGMNEQVLQNALMPFYSTKRNGTGLGLALTREIVEAHGGRVSLQNRSDGGLCVSILLPVG, translated from the coding sequence ATGAAACGGCGCTCGTTCACCTTCCGCCTGTTCCTGCGCCTGCTGCCGGTGCTGGCGCTGGCCGCTGCGCTGCCATGGCTGCTGGCGTACTGGATGAACCATGGCTGGGTGGTGACCACGGCGTCGGCCGTGATCCTGCTGGCGCTGATGTGGTGGACACTGCGCCGTGCCACCGCACCGGTGCGCTCGCTGATGCGTGCGCTGTCGGGGACCACCAGCAGCTATCGCGACGGCGAGTACAACTTCGGCGTGTACTGGCCGGGCAACGACGAACTGGGCGACCTGGTACAGGCGCACCGCGAGCTGGGTGACGTGCTGCGCGCGCAGCGGCAGGGCCTGGTGCAGCGCGAGCTGCTGCTGGACACCATGGTGCAGAACACGCCGGTGGCCATGCTGCTGATTGCCTCCGGCGGCGATGGCATCGCCCGCGTGGTGTTCTCCAACCTGGCCGCGCGCAAGCTGCTGCATGGCGGCTGGAAGCTGGAAGGCCAGCGCCTGGAAGAGGTGCTGGAACAGGTGCCTGTGGAACTGCGCGATGCCATTGCCCGCGGTGGCGACAGCCTGTTCGCGGTACATGCGGAAGGCGAAGACGGCGATGAGGATGACGAACAGGTCTACCACCTCTCGCGCCGCGCCTTCCAGCTCAACGGCCGTCCCCACGACCTGCTGCTGGTACGCCTGCTCACCGCCGAACTGCGCCGCCAGGAAGTGCAGACGTGGAAGAAGGTGATCCGGGTGATCAGCCATGAGCTCAACAACTCACTGGCGCCGATCGCCTCGCTGGCCCACTCTGGTGGCGTGCTGGTGCAGCGCGAGCGCTTCGATCGGCTGCCGGAGATCTTCACCACCATCGAAGACCGCGCACGCCACCTGGAAGGCTTCATCCGTGGCTATGCGCGCTTTGCCAAGCTGCCGCAGCCGCAACTGCAGACCGTGCACTGGGCACCCTTCCTGTCCAGCCTGCGCCAGCAGATCCCGTTCAGCATGGATCGCGAACCGGACGAGGACCTGAGCAGCCGCATCGACATCGCACAGTTCGGGCAGGCACTGTTGAATCTTCTGAAGAACGCGCATGAAGCCTGTGCCGAGGCCGATCCGCCCAACGACGACGTACAGGTGCAGCTGACGCGGTTGCCGCAGTGGCTGCGCCTGGATGTACTGGATCGCGGCAAGGGCATGAACGAGCAGGTACTGCAGAATGCACTGATGCCGTTCTATTCGACCAAGCGCAACGGCACCGGCCTGGGGCTGGCACTGACCCGCGAGATCGTGGAGGCACATGGCGGGCGCGTGTCGCTGCAGAACCGCAGTGATGGCGGGTTGTGCGTGTCGATCCTGTTGCCGGTGGGTTGA
- a CDS encoding PDZ domain-containing protein: protein MLLMMLLPLPALAGGGSSQTLEWRQDDARLALRSTEGQVRVEAASPEACFGVRSGDRILRVDDTAVRRIEHLAEALRRSGATKAYLLLRRDRRELTVPVDAAAWRMALVAPPPPPPPPPSRR, encoded by the coding sequence ATGCTGCTGATGATGCTCCTGCCACTGCCGGCACTGGCCGGCGGTGGCAGCTCGCAGACACTGGAGTGGCGCCAGGACGACGCACGCCTGGCATTGCGTTCGACCGAAGGCCAGGTGCGCGTGGAAGCCGCCAGCCCGGAAGCCTGTTTCGGCGTGCGCAGTGGTGATCGCATCCTGCGGGTGGATGACACGGCCGTGCGCAGGATCGAGCATCTTGCCGAGGCCCTGCGGCGTTCAGGCGCCACCAAGGCCTATCTCCTGCTGCGGCGCGACAGGCGGGAACTGACGGTCCCGGTGGACGCCGCGGCCTGGCGCATGGCCCTGGTCGCTCCACCGCCGCCACCGCCGCCGCCGCCGTCCCGACGCTGA
- a CDS encoding sigma-54 dependent transcriptional regulator — translation MPSILIIDDNASVGTALDVLFSLHDIDTLQAQSPAEGLALLESQAVDLVIQDMNFSEDTTSGEEGEDLFAKIRARHPDLPVILLTAWTHLSSAVDLVKAGAADYLAKPWDDRKLLTTVNNLLELSEARRELDRRRSRELRQRNALEEKYDLCGAVFADPASERVIALACQVARSELPVLITGPNGAGKEKIAQIIQANSLVAKGPFVTVNCGALPSELIEAELFGAEAGAYTGANKAREGKFEAADGGTLFLDEIGNLSLGGQMKLLRVLETGRFERLGSNRERQVKVRVVSATNADLPAMIRDGTFREDLYYRLNTVELVLPPLAERAGDIVPLAERFLTAGKPLSSAASAALQRHPWPGNVRELRNVIQRAELLATGNRIEVADLNLPRSAPTPRPAPSAGNDPDRERIEDVLARNHGVIAQAAAELGLSRQALYRRMDRHGIPRE, via the coding sequence ATGCCTTCGATCCTGATCATCGACGACAACGCCAGTGTGGGCACCGCGCTGGACGTGCTGTTCTCCCTGCACGACATCGACACCCTGCAGGCGCAGAGCCCGGCCGAGGGGCTGGCATTGCTCGAGTCACAGGCGGTCGACCTGGTGATCCAGGACATGAACTTCAGCGAGGACACCACCTCCGGCGAGGAAGGCGAAGACCTGTTCGCAAAGATCCGCGCGCGCCACCCGGACCTGCCGGTGATCCTGCTGACCGCCTGGACCCACCTGAGCAGCGCGGTGGACCTGGTCAAGGCCGGCGCCGCCGACTACCTGGCCAAGCCGTGGGACGACCGCAAGCTGCTGACCACGGTCAACAACCTGCTGGAGTTGTCCGAGGCGCGGCGCGAACTGGACCGCCGCCGCAGCCGTGAGCTGCGCCAGCGCAATGCGCTGGAAGAAAAGTACGACCTGTGCGGTGCGGTGTTCGCCGATCCGGCCAGCGAGCGCGTCATCGCCCTGGCCTGCCAGGTCGCGCGCTCCGAGCTGCCGGTGCTGATCACCGGCCCCAATGGCGCCGGCAAGGAAAAGATCGCGCAGATCATCCAGGCCAACTCGCTGGTGGCCAAGGGCCCATTCGTCACGGTCAACTGTGGCGCGCTGCCGTCGGAGCTGATCGAGGCCGAACTGTTCGGTGCCGAGGCCGGCGCCTACACCGGCGCCAACAAGGCGCGCGAGGGCAAGTTCGAAGCCGCCGACGGAGGCACGCTGTTCCTGGATGAGATCGGCAACCTGTCGCTGGGCGGCCAGATGAAACTGCTGCGCGTACTGGAAACCGGCCGCTTCGAACGCCTGGGTTCCAACCGCGAACGCCAGGTCAAGGTGCGTGTGGTCAGCGCCACCAACGCCGACCTGCCTGCGATGATCCGCGACGGCACGTTCCGCGAAGATCTGTACTACCGCCTCAATACAGTGGAACTGGTGCTGCCGCCGTTGGCCGAGCGCGCGGGCGACATCGTGCCACTGGCCGAGCGCTTCCTGACGGCCGGCAAGCCATTGTCCAGTGCCGCCAGCGCCGCCCTGCAACGGCACCCGTGGCCGGGCAACGTGCGCGAACTGCGCAACGTGATCCAGCGTGCCGAGCTGCTGGCGACCGGCAACCGCATCGAGGTGGCCGACCTGAACCTGCCGCGTTCCGCACCAACGCCGCGACCCGCACCGAGCGCTGGCAACGATCCCGACCGCGAGCGCATCGAGGACGTGCTGGCACGCAACCACGGCGTCATCGCCCAGGCGGCCGCCGAACTCGGCCTGAGCCGCCAGGCCCTGTACCGGCGCATGGACCGCCACGGCATCCCACGCGAATGA
- a CDS encoding FtsX-like permease family protein: protein MDIRPILSTLRRHKTAAALIVLEVALTCAIVCNALFLVSQRVEKISMPSGIAESELVMLRVSGIGKQTDALARTREDLASLRAIPGVSNVTIINQVPFRNGSSSSSISRVIDQERPTTNASMYTLSENGLATMGINLIAGRDFLPDEYQNFEDVSTGGAKEKAIPVIFTQATAAKMEPNGSALGKTYYMGKQPLHVVGIVDTLSTPNGWNDNWTNSMLLPIRSTFDKGGTYVLRTDPARRKEVLDAAATALERNDPNRLMRDKLTYEDQRKDFFKNDRAMVGLLITVSISLLVVTALGIIGLASFWVQQRSKQIGIRRALGATRGQILRYFQTENFLLATLGIVLGMLAAYAINLALMNMYELPRMPLHYLPLGALLLWVLGQIAVFGPARRAAAVPPAVATRGA from the coding sequence ATGGACATCCGCCCCATCCTCAGCACGCTGCGCCGGCACAAGACCGCCGCTGCCCTGATCGTGCTGGAAGTCGCACTGACCTGCGCCATCGTCTGCAACGCGCTGTTCCTGGTCAGCCAGCGCGTGGAGAAGATCAGCATGCCCAGCGGCATCGCCGAGAGCGAACTGGTCATGCTGCGCGTCAGTGGCATCGGCAAGCAGACCGACGCCCTGGCCCGCACCCGCGAGGACCTGGCATCGCTGCGCGCGATTCCCGGCGTCAGCAACGTCACCATCATCAACCAGGTTCCCTTCCGCAACGGCTCCTCCAGCAGCAGCATCTCGCGCGTGATCGACCAGGAACGGCCGACCACCAACGCCTCGATGTACACCCTGTCCGAGAACGGGCTGGCCACGATGGGCATCAACCTGATCGCAGGCCGCGATTTCCTGCCCGACGAGTACCAGAACTTCGAAGACGTCAGCACGGGCGGCGCCAAGGAGAAGGCCATCCCGGTCATCTTCACCCAGGCCACTGCCGCCAAGATGGAGCCCAACGGCAGCGCACTGGGCAAGACCTACTACATGGGCAAGCAGCCGCTGCATGTGGTCGGCATCGTCGACACGCTCAGCACGCCCAATGGCTGGAACGACAACTGGACCAACTCGATGCTGCTGCCCATCCGGAGCACGTTCGATAAAGGTGGCACCTACGTGCTGCGCACCGACCCCGCGCGTCGCAAGGAAGTGCTCGATGCCGCCGCCACTGCACTGGAGCGCAATGATCCAAACCGTCTGATGCGCGACAAGCTGACCTATGAAGACCAGCGCAAGGACTTCTTCAAGAACGACCGCGCAATGGTCGGCCTGTTGATCACGGTCAGCATCTCGCTGCTGGTGGTCACCGCGCTGGGCATCATCGGCCTGGCCAGCTTCTGGGTGCAGCAGCGCAGCAAGCAGATCGGCATCCGCCGCGCACTGGGTGCCACCCGCGGGCAGATCCTGCGCTACTTCCAGACCGAGAACTTCCTGCTGGCCACGCTGGGCATCGTACTGGGCATGCTGGCCGCCTATGCGATCAATCTGGCACTGATGAACATGTACGAGCTGCCGCGCATGCCGCTGCACTACCTGCCGCTGGGCGCGCTGCTGCTGTGGGTGCTCGGCCAGATCGCGGTGTTCGGGCCGGCCCGGCGCGCAGCAGCGGTACCGCCTGCGGTTGCCACGCGAGGCGCGTGA
- the glmS gene encoding glutamine--fructose-6-phosphate transaminase (isomerizing), which yields MCGIVGAIADRDVVPVLIEGLKRLEYRGYDSSGIAVIDHAERPEVRRVRRTGRVSEMATAAEAEGFNAVLGIGHTRWATHGGVTEANAHPHISHGVALVHNGIIENHEEQREKLRALGYTFESQTDTEVIAHLIHHHLKDGDDLLVALQHTVKELTGAYALAVVSRAEPERFVCARMGCPLLIGLGEGENFVASDVSAVISATRKVIFLEEGDTAEIRRDGVRIFDEHDQPIERDVHLSDVSLASLELGPYRHFMQKEIHEQPRALGDTIEAAIDAGGFPAELFGKHAEAVLSGIEGVQIIACGTSYYAGLTARYWIEAIAGLPCSVEIASEYRYRAAYANPKHLIVTISQSGETLDTMEALKYAKSLGHTHTLSICNVPESAIPRASELVCYTRAGAEIGVASTKAFTTQLAALFQLTVVLGKLHGRIDAAQEADYLEQLRFLPGSVQHALNMEPQIAAWAERFARKSSALFLGRGLHYPIALEGALKLKEISYIHAEAYPAGELKHGPLALVDEDMPVVVIAPNDSLLEKVKSNMQEVRARGGELFVFADQDSNFNESEGVHVIRTPRHAGVLSPIVHTIPVQLLAYHTALARGTDVDKPRNLAKSVTVE from the coding sequence ATGTGTGGAATCGTGGGTGCAATCGCCGATCGCGACGTGGTGCCGGTGCTGATCGAGGGCCTGAAGCGGCTTGAATACCGTGGTTACGACTCCTCGGGCATCGCGGTGATCGACCACGCCGAGCGCCCCGAAGTACGCCGTGTCCGCCGCACTGGGCGCGTGTCGGAAATGGCCACTGCGGCCGAGGCCGAGGGCTTCAATGCAGTGCTGGGCATCGGCCACACTCGCTGGGCCACCCATGGGGGTGTCACCGAGGCCAACGCGCATCCGCACATCAGCCACGGCGTGGCGCTGGTGCACAACGGCATCATCGAAAATCACGAGGAGCAGCGCGAGAAGCTGCGTGCCCTGGGTTACACCTTCGAGTCGCAGACCGACACCGAAGTCATCGCCCACCTGATCCATCACCACCTGAAGGACGGCGACGACCTGCTGGTGGCGCTGCAGCACACGGTGAAGGAGCTGACCGGCGCCTACGCGCTGGCCGTGGTCAGCCGCGCCGAGCCGGAGCGCTTCGTCTGCGCGCGCATGGGCTGCCCGCTGCTGATCGGCTTGGGCGAGGGGGAGAACTTCGTCGCCTCCGACGTCTCGGCGGTGATCTCGGCCACCCGCAAGGTGATCTTCCTGGAAGAGGGCGACACCGCCGAGATCCGTCGCGATGGCGTGCGCATCTTCGACGAGCATGACCAGCCGATCGAGCGCGACGTGCATCTGTCCGACGTGTCGCTGGCATCGCTGGAGCTGGGCCCGTACCGCCACTTCATGCAGAAGGAAATCCACGAGCAGCCGCGCGCGCTGGGCGACACCATCGAGGCGGCGATCGACGCCGGTGGCTTCCCGGCCGAGCTGTTCGGCAAGCACGCCGAGGCCGTGTTGTCGGGCATCGAGGGCGTGCAGATCATCGCCTGTGGTACCAGCTATTACGCCGGCCTGACCGCGCGCTACTGGATCGAAGCCATCGCCGGCCTGCCGTGCAGCGTGGAAATCGCCAGCGAGTACCGCTACCGCGCCGCGTATGCCAATCCGAAGCACCTGATCGTCACCATCTCCCAGTCCGGCGAAACGCTGGATACGATGGAGGCGCTGAAGTACGCCAAGTCGCTCGGCCACACGCACACGCTGTCGATCTGCAACGTGCCGGAAAGTGCGATCCCGCGCGCCAGTGAACTGGTGTGCTACACCCGTGCCGGTGCCGAGATCGGCGTGGCCTCGACCAAGGCCTTCACCACCCAGCTGGCCGCACTGTTCCAGCTGACCGTGGTGCTGGGCAAGCTGCATGGCCGCATCGACGCGGCGCAGGAAGCGGATTACCTGGAGCAGCTGCGCTTCCTGCCGGGCAGCGTGCAGCACGCGCTGAACATGGAGCCGCAGATCGCTGCCTGGGCCGAGCGGTTTGCGCGCAAGAGCAGCGCGCTGTTCCTGGGTCGTGGCCTGCATTACCCGATCGCACTGGAAGGCGCGCTCAAGCTCAAGGAGATCTCCTACATCCACGCCGAGGCCTATCCGGCGGGCGAGCTGAAGCACGGCCCGCTGGCGCTGGTGGACGAGGACATGCCGGTGGTGGTGATCGCCCCCAACGACAGCCTGCTGGAGAAGGTGAAGTCGAACATGCAGGAAGTGCGCGCCCGTGGTGGCGAGCTGTTCGTGTTCGCCGACCAGGACAGCAACTTCAATGAGTCCGAAGGCGTGCATGTGATCCGCACGCCGCGCCATGCCGGCGTGCTCAGCCCGATCGTGCACACCATCCCGGTGCAGCTGCTGGCGTACCACACCGCACTGGCGCGTGGGACCGACGTGGACAAGCCGCGCAACCTGGCCAAGAGCGTGACGGTGGAGTAA
- a CDS encoding efflux RND transporter periplasmic adaptor subunit, producing the protein MIRDTSAQDQIVSSAPASATRANWQRYRWPAVGAIVLLAGIGWAVHAWSNASRSFDSSRVRIAEVKRGDLVRDIAADGRVIAANSPILYAISAGTVDLKVVAGDVVKKGQELAVIDSPELRSKLAQEQATLAGLEAEASRAALDATLARAKSRKETDQATIERQAADRDLQRYQRGYDGGAVPQIDLAKAKDSLKKADITLANATTDARLQSQGADLDARNKRLLADRQKAVVAEVQRQVDALTLRAPFDGQVGQVQAVQSTNLAANAPVLGVVDLSKFEVEIKVPESFARDLAIGMPAQLTGGNGKPFPGEISAVSPEVVNGEVNARVRFASEQPEGLRQSQRMSVRVLLDTRKDVLKVERGPFVEQGNGIAYVMDGRTAVRRPVELGVSSLGEVEIKSGVQPGDRIVVSGSDLFKDAERVSVN; encoded by the coding sequence ATGATCCGCGACACTTCCGCCCAGGACCAGATCGTTTCCTCCGCACCGGCCAGTGCCACCCGCGCCAACTGGCAGCGTTACCGCTGGCCGGCAGTGGGTGCCATCGTGCTGCTGGCCGGCATCGGCTGGGCCGTGCACGCCTGGTCCAACGCCAGCCGCTCCTTCGACAGCAGTCGCGTGCGCATCGCCGAAGTGAAGCGCGGCGACCTGGTCCGCGACATCGCTGCCGACGGCCGGGTGATCGCCGCCAACAGCCCGATCCTGTACGCCATCTCGGCCGGTACCGTGGACCTGAAGGTGGTCGCCGGCGACGTGGTCAAGAAGGGCCAGGAACTGGCGGTCATCGACAGCCCGGAACTGCGCAGCAAGCTGGCCCAGGAACAGGCCACCCTGGCCGGCCTGGAAGCCGAGGCCAGCCGCGCCGCGCTGGACGCCACCCTGGCCCGCGCCAAGTCGCGCAAGGAAACCGACCAGGCCACCATCGAGCGCCAGGCCGCCGACCGCGACCTGCAGCGCTACCAGCGTGGCTACGACGGCGGCGCGGTGCCGCAGATCGATCTGGCCAAGGCCAAGGACTCGCTGAAGAAGGCCGACATCACCCTGGCCAACGCCACCACCGATGCACGCCTGCAGAGCCAGGGCGCTGACCTGGATGCCCGCAACAAGCGCCTGCTGGCCGACCGCCAGAAGGCCGTGGTAGCCGAAGTGCAGCGCCAGGTCGATGCACTGACCCTGCGCGCCCCGTTCGATGGCCAGGTCGGCCAGGTCCAGGCCGTCCAGTCCACCAACCTGGCCGCCAACGCGCCGGTGCTGGGGGTGGTCGACCTGTCCAAGTTCGAGGTCGAGATCAAGGTGCCGGAAAGCTTCGCTCGCGACCTGGCCATCGGCATGCCGGCACAGTTGACCGGCGGCAACGGCAAGCCGTTCCCCGGCGAGATCAGCGCGGTGTCGCCGGAAGTGGTCAACGGCGAGGTCAATGCCCGCGTGCGCTTCGCCAGTGAACAGCCGGAAGGCCTGCGCCAGAGCCAGCGGATGTCGGTGCGCGTGCTGCTCGATACCCGCAAGGACGTGCTGAAGGTCGAGCGCGGCCCGTTCGTCGAACAGGGCAACGGCATCGCCTACGTGATGGATGGACGCACTGCGGTGCGGCGTCCGGTGGAACTGGGCGTCAGCAGCCTGGGCGAAGTGGAAATCAAGTCGGGTGTGCAGCCGGGCGACCGCATCGTGGTCTCCGGCAGCGACCTGTTCAAGGACGCCGAACGCGTCTCCGTCAACTGA
- a CDS encoding ABC transporter permease has product MFAYYARLAVRSFRRNKILTALMVVAIALGIGASMTTLTVFHVLSGDPIPGKSDRLFYVQLDAATGAYVAGEEPETQLTRFDGEALLREAKGERQALMSGGGGTIEPASSTLKPFSIDTRWTSADFFPMFEVPMQYGRPWTREDDEGRARVVVISKALNEKLYQGANSVGRDLRMEGQSYRIVGVMKEWSPEPHFYDLTTGSYGKNEDLLLPISTSFDLKLGNNGNMNCFGENPDGNSYSLNAPCAWLQYWVELDPAKAADYRRYLENYSSQQREAGRFKHPPNVRLRTVMEWLDFNGAVPSDVRLQLWLALGFLGVCLVNTVGLLLAKFLRRSGEIGVRRALGASRGQIFLQCLVEAGAVGVVGGVLGIGLALLGLFAVRQQPVEYAKLAHLDGNMLLLALGLTLFASLAAGFLPAWRAMQVTPAIQLKSQ; this is encoded by the coding sequence ATGTTCGCCTACTACGCCCGACTGGCGGTGCGCAGCTTCCGCCGCAACAAGATACTGACCGCGTTGATGGTGGTTGCCATCGCGCTCGGCATCGGCGCCTCGATGACTACGTTGACCGTGTTCCACGTGCTGTCCGGCGACCCGATTCCCGGCAAGAGTGACCGTCTGTTCTATGTGCAGCTTGATGCCGCGACCGGCGCCTATGTCGCTGGCGAGGAACCGGAAACCCAGCTGACCCGCTTCGACGGTGAAGCCCTGCTGCGCGAAGCCAAGGGCGAGCGCCAGGCGCTGATGAGCGGAGGCGGTGGGACCATTGAGCCCGCCAGCAGCACCCTCAAGCCCTTCAGCATTGATACCCGCTGGACCTCGGCCGACTTCTTCCCGATGTTCGAGGTACCCATGCAGTACGGCCGCCCCTGGACGCGCGAGGACGATGAAGGCCGTGCACGCGTGGTGGTCATCTCCAAGGCGCTCAATGAGAAGCTGTACCAGGGCGCCAACAGCGTGGGCCGCGACCTGCGCATGGAAGGCCAGAGCTACCGCATCGTCGGCGTGATGAAGGAATGGAGCCCCGAACCTCACTTCTATGACCTGACCACCGGCAGCTACGGCAAGAACGAAGACCTGCTGCTGCCGATCTCCACCTCGTTCGACCTTAAGCTTGGCAACAACGGCAACATGAACTGCTTCGGCGAAAATCCCGACGGCAACAGCTACTCGCTCAATGCACCGTGCGCGTGGCTGCAGTACTGGGTGGAACTGGACCCGGCCAAGGCCGCCGACTATCGCCGCTACCTGGAGAACTATTCCTCGCAGCAACGCGAAGCCGGCCGCTTCAAGCACCCGCCGAACGTTCGCCTGCGCACCGTCATGGAATGGCTGGACTTCAACGGCGCAGTACCCAGCGATGTCCGCCTGCAGTTGTGGCTGGCACTGGGCTTCCTCGGCGTCTGCCTGGTCAACACGGTGGGCCTGCTGCTGGCCAAGTTCCTGCGCCGCAGTGGTGAGATCGGCGTGCGCCGCGCCCTCGGTGCCAGCCGCGGGCAGATCTTCCTGCAGTGCCTGGTGGAAGCCGGCGCGGTTGGCGTGGTCGGTGGCGTGCTGGGTATCGGCCTGGCCCTGCTCGGCCTGTTCGCGGTGCGCCAGCAACCGGTGGAGTACGCAAAGCTCGCCCACCTGGACGGCAACATGCTGCTGCTCGCACTGGGCCTGACCCTGTTCGCCAGCCTCGCCGCCGGTTTCCTGCCCGCCTGGCGCGCCATGCAGGTCACTCCAGCGATCCAGCTCAAGTCGCAGTAA